CAAATCTCCTCCTAAAGATGAATTCTTGGAATTTTTGTACTGATGCCAAAGGTTCATCAATGAATTTTGGCATTTTTCATATGACAGCATCATGTGAAATAACTACTTTAACCCAAGAATGCATGCATCAGGATTTTCGCTCTTGCTCCTCGCTCCTTCTATCCTCctccttaattttcttttctgtgGTAAAAAATCTTCTCGCTTTTCACTTCTCGCTTCTCACTTCTCACTTCTCACTCCTTCTATCCTCCTTCTCAGTTCACTTTTCTATGGTTAGAAATCTTTTTACTCCTTGCTCCTCGTTCTccttatttctcaaaaaaagTAATGGCAGATTGAGTCGAAGAAGAGCCAAGGAAtcaattgaaaaagaagaatcGAAGAATCAATTGAAGAAAAAGTTgccgattgaagaagaagaattgaagaaaaaactgcagattgaagaagaagaatcgaATAATCAACTGAAGAAAAAGCTgcagattgaagaagaagaattgaaGAATTGATTAGCTTATTAAAAAGAAGCTGcatattagtttattttattttatttagttttaagcTCATATACATCATCCTCTTGTTCTCCAAAGAGCAATATCCTCTGGAGCAAAATAAGACAACCATTTCCTAAGGAGTGCTCTGTTCATTTGGAAAGGAGCCTTTACCTGAAGGCCTCTGTAAACTGTAGGACGAGCATACTGTTATTGAGATATTCTATACATACCGATATTTGTAGTGCATTTTGTCTAGGCTATAGAATGTTTTGTTCTTAAATACAGGGAGCTACTCTGTGAGTTTTGATATCTATGCACTAAGAAAAAGCAATAATCTCTGATGTTTGTGAAAGAAacttgtaaaaaaataaaatcattggCTAATGGTTTTgatcaatttatttttctttttgactaagaagagttcaatttcttttagttaaaataaattgcacaaattcaaattcttttgtAGTCTGGATCTGTTTTTTTGAAAACTTTAATGAGGCTTTTGGAATTCAGTTGTGGTAGTTAGCGTGTATTATGGTTTGTTGAAATGGTATTTACAGAATTACGTTTTTCTCTTCTCTACAGCGACTGCAGGACCTTCCCTTTCTCCTACGGAGGTTGCTTCGGGAACTCCTCAATCCACAGAGATCTCTTCCTCTTGTCATTAGAACACGTGTTTATACTGCAGTTAAGTGAATGACTCAACCCAACATTCTCAACACTGATTACTGCTTAGGAATTAACGTTTTAAATTCAAATGATCTCGTAAATATCCTATGTTTTTATTGTTCTTTTATTTATCTTATTGAAAAATTGCTTTCCATAAGAAGTCTGAACAATCAAGGGAGACATTTCTGGTTGATTGAATGTAATTATAACTGCTGTAATTTGTTTACAGATGGTACTAAGTGTAGTCTACGCTGTGAGTCCCATCGATATCATACCAGAAGGTATACACATATTTTCTCCCGAGATACCAGTTTGTACTTTTTGTCGGTTTATTGGTTTCcttatgatttatttatttattttttaatttttggctTGAATGTTTATGTGCAGCATTACTAGGATTATTTGGACTGATGGATGATATCTTTATACTGCTCATCTGCTTCCTTTACATCGCTGCGATATATCGATCGGTACTTTATAATCGGCATGGAGGAACTTGAGTTACCTTTGGTTGCTTTTCCAAGAACTGTAAGAAATCAGAGTagccatttttcttctttcttttatttttttttttttgNGGGGGGTCTTTGGCAACTTTTCGACTTTGTTTCCGTCCTGTTTTACTTGTAAAGCCAAACTCTTTTTTAGTTTCTCTTGTATATTGAAATTTTCAAACGTGTTGTTTCATTTTTATGTTTGGGAATGTGAAGCTTGAGAAACCACAAAAAAAGTGTTTGGAAAATAGCCATTGCATGTCTGCTTGTGTTTATCATCTGAGTTTAGCCACTAGTTTACGATGGATGTTTGGTTCTATAATTCcttaatttagattttgaaaGGTTATAGCTACATAGTTTCTAATAGGTCTTCCCCTTTTTTCTACTATGAGGATGGGATCTCGTGGAGGAATCACTTGAGGTGGCGGAATTGTGATTTTTCCTTGCATTCCCTTGTTAGTTTATGTTGTCTCTTATGCTGATCGAAAGTTCTCTCTATGTCAGGATCTAGCTCAAAGTTGTAAAGTCGTTTGCGCATACACCAAACCAATCTTGCAAAGAAATTGCAATTTAGTTTCGGCGACATGTGATAGAGGGAGTAGTAATTGCAATATGATCCAAATCAGTGCTACAAAATATAATTTGCTAAAATATCATTTCTCGACAACCataccaaaaacttgatgaagTGAAAACGTGTTGCTTCAATTAGCTAAGTCTAGTGTAAATGCACTCTATCAAGTGGatagtaaataataaatattcaaaGTAGTGTGGttccaaataaataaatgttaccaaagtaacaaaatatttttaaaacatctCAAAATATTTGTTGCAAGGCCAATTAGTCACCTGAAGCCTCTCAAAATATTCCtgtaatttgaatatttattctTACCAACCTCTCAAAAAGTATAAATGTATGAATCTCTTAAAATGACTCGGCATTTATAAGTGAGTTTGGTTTAGTGGTATTGGTATGACTTTTGTACCTTGAGGTTGAGGTCATAAGTTCAATCTCCCACCctaattgttgtactaaaaaaatgtatcaATAAAAATACTTTGATTCGACATTGGTTCGATTAGACATTGGTTATCAAAGGGCCAATTACTAACAAATGTCGattttttagtacaaacgaatgccaatttattattattattctttttaaaagaGAACATTCATACCCACCAACTTCTtcaaagaaggaagaagaaaagagatcaAAGCAACACATAAGATTCCCAAACTCAACCATCGTATGTACAAGACGGTTGGTGGCACCATTCACCAACTGCGGGCACCAAAGAAACGACCCAACACAGGCCTTCTTGCACAAAGAAACAATCTCCTCAATAAATCCTGTAAGATATGAAAAATCATTGCACGCACAAGAACAGAACAATCAAACTCCACAACTAAAGGGGTAGGATCAAAAGAGTtaaatttagagaccaaatgAGACAAACCTTCGATAACAAATtcgatttatttatataattgtcGAACTATGAAAATATACCTTTGTTACTAGTTTGACCAACTATCTCTTGCTTTAGAAATTTAGGTCATGTTTACCTGATATAATCAAAATAAGGTTTTATCGATGGATGGATCATAATAGATTTGAATCGTAAACATAATTGTATTTATCCATAAATACGAATTCGTTACTAACATCACCTtcatacaatattttttttttcaggctGGGCTTCATTTTCGCGGGCTTTTCCTGCCATTTCACAcaataaagaaatcacagtagCAGTAGTTGGTAGTAGGCATCTCTTCTCTGTAAGCTCCCATGGAAACTCATGCGAATGACGAGATTATTCCCATGGACACAGGTAGCGAAGAAGAAGTAGTTCCTTGTAAAGAACCCCCCAAAATCCTCCGACTCGACGAGTCCGTCGTTAATCGAATCGCTGCCGGAGAGGTTATTCAAAGGCCTGTTTCCGCCATTAAAGAGCTCGTCGAAAACAGCCTCGACGCCCAATCCACCTCTGTCAACGTCGTTGTCAAAGACGGTGGCCTCAAACTCATCCAAGTTTCCGACGACGGCCATGGCATTCGTGTCTGTTTCTTTTTTAACTCCATTTTTCTACACAATACTGCTTGCCTGCCTATCGGGAATTTAACCGAAATTTACATTCACAATTCTCCGttttctattaaatttctagGAGTAAAAAAAGCCTTGTGAAAGAACTGAAAGTGGCTATTATTCGAGGAAAGTCGGCAATTTTGTTTGACTAATTTtctgattttcaattttttttcttgttcccTAGTATGAAGATTTGCCCATTTTGTGCGAGAGGCACACGACGTCCAAGTTGTCAACATTTGAGGATTTACAGTCCATTAAGTCAATGGGATTTCGAGGAGAGGCTCTGGCGAGCATGACCTATGTAGGTCATGTTACGGTCACCACCATTACTAAAGGACAACTACACGGTTATAGGTAGAATTACTACAAGCTATGGCTCTACCTTTCATGTTCTTCATATTTGGGTTGCTCGGGGATTTTGTAAATGTAGGGAAAAGTATAATATTTAGGTTAACATAGCATTTTGGTTTCCATGCTTTTAAATGTCCAACTATGGTTATCTAGATTGTATGTACTATGTAGTTATTTTCACCTTGTTTTAGAGAGCGAGTTTCTTTCAATGTCTTACTGAGTTTCCTGACACAATGGGACAGAGTATCCTATAGAGATGGAGTGATGGAGCATGAGCCTAAGCCATGTGCTGCTGTAAAAGGAACTCAGATAACGGTAATTGCACTAGTCTAGACTACTCCCATGGCAAGGCAACAATTTCTGGAGCTAACAGTGATTTATTTTATCAACTAAATGAAGTATGCTAACATGACTCTTGTGCATGTATGATTAACGATTAATTATAATCAGGAGGTTAAGATTTTTCTTAAATTCGTTCACAAACAATTTTGTATAAATACtttgtaatttcaaatttcatcatCATGCACTGTAATTGGTGATTTGGTTTTCTTGGATGTCTGATTCCAGGTTGAAAATCTGTTCTATAACATGACAGCTCGGAGGAAGACACTACAAAATGCATCTGATGATTACACAAAGATTGTGGACCTCCTAAGTCGTTTTGCTATTCATCATATAAACATCAGCTTTTCTTGCAGAAAGGTTATTTCCATAATTAGTCAaccttgaatatttttttattactttggTATTGCTATCATGGTCAGATGTTTTGATGGTTTAAAATGGCCTATCTAAGTTGAGATATGCTGGTTACTATATTTATTAGCATGGAGCTGCCAGAGCAGATGTTCACTCAGTTGGGCCAACTTCAAGGTTAGATGCCATTCGTACAGTTTATGGTGCATCAGTTGCCCGCAATCTAATGAAAATAGAAGTTTCAGAAAATGATGAAGCCTGTTCAGGTTTCAAGATGGATGGTCTAATCTCCAACTCAAATTATGTTGCGAAGAAGATCACAATGGTGCTCTTTATCAATGGTACTGagtatttttctttatcttGTAAGTGATGCATCCTTATTTGGCCAAGTAGTGTCTTTAtgaggtttcttgaaaaaaaGTTTTGTGGGGTAAAGGatcaatttatgaatttttatcTTCCCTAGTGCGGATGTTTTTTTGTACTTTCCCAAGGAGGGGTTGCTCTAGTTTTTCTGTATTCTTTTTGTGCGGGAAATATTTGTATACTCACGAAGGATTTTTGCGCTTTAACTTTTCAGTATTCTGATGAAAATGTTGTtccttttcaaattaataataaaaaatctccCCTTCTATAAGCTCTTAGTGAGAAATCTTGGAAATTACCCAATTTCTCTTCcaaattataatatgattattttcATAAACACCAACATCACAACCCTTAGATCACTTACACTACCCCAAACATCTGACTGGCACACCTATTCTTGCCCTTATGAGCCTAATATCTAAGTCCATACTTAGAGGAAGTGTGAAGAATGAaatgaactaaaaaaattatacatacaATAACCTATAAGAGCTTATGCGTCTAATAGTAATATATTgacgttttttttttgtttttattaatttcatttgaaGAGCATGAATCATAGTTTAGCATATCCTTgttattgttttcattttttcaaaagttctttttaattaatttttcttattgcAGGAAGAATGGTGGAATGCAGTGCTTTAAAAAGAGCTATTGAAATTGTTTATGCTGCAACTTTACCCAAAGCATCCAAACCTTTCATATATATGTCAATTATACTGCCAACTGAGCATGTAGACGTGAATGTTCACCCGACCAAAAAAGAGGTGAACTTTTTGTTCAGGATATCCTTTCATCTTTTCTTGTTTGTGGGTACTTCTGTTTGCTTGGTATATGGTACCCACAATTTCTGCACTCTAattatgatatataatatgtttatacaaaaagaaaataaagctaATAAGGCTATGTCTTTATATTTAaacaaatgaatttaaaaatttgatattCTTGTCCTATTATCCTATACTTCAGTTTATGTCCATTTTCTaacaagttaaaaaaaaaaagttagcaCATCTTAGTTCATGTGTCATTGTGGTCATGAATGTCTGATGCATGTTCAATTTGTTTCGTTTAATTTGTGCTAGACACGTGCCTAAATATTGGATTTGTAATCAATTCGTTCAATTAATGTCTGACATATGTCTATTGTGCTAGCAAGTGCTTTATAGTGTCCAAGAAGTGTCAAATATGTGGAAACTATGAAAAAGAGTTCCTCCTAAAGAGTagtgtcaaattttaatttctctaCAGAAGGCTTCTGTTTCTTTCAAGCCATGATAACCAAAAAGGCTCTAATAAAATGAGGCATTAAGTTTTGACTTCATTCTTGAATGCGTGCCAATCCAAAATGAGATTGACGATGCCATGTTGTTTGACTGTGAGGAGTCAGCACGTTCAAGGTGCTGGAAATAGTTTCCAGATTCTAGGCATATGGGGCAGTTGTTGAAAAGTTGACCTTGAGATTCTGAACTTTGGCTTAGAAATTAGATCCAGTAAATTATGAGCTATGACTGCTATCAAAATTCTTATACAGTTTGTATTTGTATACTTCAAAATTGTTTAGAAGTTCTCTTTTAACTGTAAAATCCACACATCTCGTTCATTTTTTGAAGAGTTATATTGTGCTGCAGAATAAAGCTCTATCAATTTGCAGGTAAGCCTCCTGAACCAGGAAGTTATTATCGAGAGGATACAATCAGCGGTTGAATCAAAATTGAGAAGTTCTAATGACATGAGGGCATTTCAAGGACAGGTACTTTTAAAAGCTCTTTGCTTATCTGAAACTCAGATTATAATTGTTAATTTATTGAATCTCAGTTATTGATTCATACTCCACCATGAACTGCATATTGTAGGATGTTGAATCTTCTGAGGCTTGTCAAATGGTTCTTAGCAATGACGATACTCAAAATTCCTTGCAGTCTGGTACAACAGATTTTGTCTTTGTTGGTGTTACACTATAGTTTCTAAGGTTATGGTTTGGGTTTTTATCTGTTCCTTCAGCGTCATATTATTATAATGCCTATAGGGTCAAAATCGCACAAGGTTCCAGTGCATAAAATGGTTAGGACAGATTCAACAGATCCAGCTGGAAGGTTGCACGCATATGTGCAAATGAAGCCTCCTGGCCTCCCCGAATCTAACTTGACTGCTGTGAGGTATCTATTCACTATTCAGTTTTCCTCTTGGATTTAATCATGGAGCTGTCACTGTCAAAGTATTGCATTGAGACTCCGTCTTTGATGAACATTTTGAGCCTAGTCAAGACGATATTCTGTTGATCATTTATTAATTGTTTAAACTACCTCAAAACCCTCTCATTTCAGAAAAAAAGTTaacttaaattttgtttatttctttCACGAGATGTTTTTTCTACGAGAAAGAATTACataatgaaattgtttcttttaTGAGATTTCCAtcctttttccttatttttattattgatatttcaactttaattttCTAATGCATTAGGCTTAAGaatagttttctatttttggtGTCACGTTTGTGTTATAGGAATATCGTTGTTAATGTGATATGAGAAACATTATTAGGGTACTAAGGCACCTACCGGAATTTGTGGAAAGATATTTCGAGAGAACTCCCTTCTTTTATTCCTTGGGTTCGCTGTATGGTGGGGGATGGGAGAGACGTGCATTTGGGAGGATCACTGGATGGGAGAGAGATCCCTATATGGGTTATTCCCTCGATTATATCATCTGTTTTCTCTTAAAAATCATTACGTGGCCGATTTTCTTATGTAGATGGGGAGctcttgttctttttctttcaggTTCTGTTGTGCTCTTTTCGATAGGGAAACGACGGATGTGGTCGCTCTTCTCTCTATTCTTGAGAGTCACCCCTTCTATCTTGGGAGGAGAGATGTGAGGGTTTGGAGCCCCATCCTTTGGATGGATTCTCGGGTAAGTCCTTTTTCCATTGTTTGGTTAACCCTTCTCCTTTGAGTGAGTCGGTCTTTTCGTCGATGtggaggattaagatcatgAGAAAGGTTAGATTCTTTACTTGGTAGGTTCTTCATGGTCGCCGGCCAGATAAGTACGTTGGACAGGTTGGTTAGGATGTCGTCGATGATTGGGCCTTTTTGTTGCATTCTTTGTTGGAAGGTGGAGGAAGACGTGGATTATATTCTTGGGCATTGTGATATGCGAGCTTTGTCTGAGATTATTTTCTCCAAACATTTGACTTGACATGTGCTCACCACATGAGTATTAGAGATATGATCGAGGAGTTCCGCTGTTTGGGGAGAGAGGCCGATTTCTTTGGCTTGCCATTGTTTGTGCTATTATTTGAGTGCTGTGGGGCGAGAGGAATAGGAGGGTGTTTAGGGGGTTGAGAGGGATGTTAGAGAAAGTTTGTCTCTTGTTCGTTTCCATGTTTCTCATTGGGCTTCGATTTCGAaggttttttgtaattattgcaCAGATATGATTTTGTATAGTTGGAGTCCCTTCTTCTAGAGGGAGTTACCCTTTTTTCCATTGTTTGGTTAACCCTTTTCCTTTGGGTGAGTCGGTCTTTTCGTCAATGTGGAGGATTAAGATCTTGAGAAAGATTAGATTCTTTACTTGGTAGGTTCTTCATAGCCGCCGGCCGGATACGTTGGACAAGTTGATTAGGATGTTGCCGTCGATGATTGGGCCTTTTTGTTGCATTCTTTGTCGGAAGGCGGAGGAAGACTTGGATTATTTTCTTGGGCATTGTGATATGCGAGCTTTGTCCGAGATTATTTTCTCCAAACGTTTGACTTGACATATGCTCGCCACAGGAGTATTAGAGATATGATCGAGGAGGTCCTCCTCAATCCGCTGTTTAGGGAGAGACCCGTTCTTCAGTGAGTTAAATTTTAAGGAAACTGACCCACTTTCAGGAGCTAATTTTTAGGCTCCTATAATTGGAAGAACACTATTatcatcatatttaaataagaaaacttatagaagaaatataataatattttcttcCCAAATTCAAGTGAAATAAATAAAGTTGGTAGATATTGTCCTTGTTGATTAGACATGTTGACCATCCACAATATGCAACTTCTTTCATGAGCTTAAATTTTAGGAAATACATAAAATTATCTGAAGGCGTTTAATTCGGCCAATACAGTCCATAGTTTGAACATGAAATATCAAGTTACACGTGCGCACACACAAGAATCAAAACCTAAAATATTCTGAAATGTAAAGGATCAATAAATACAAGATAACCCAACCTCCCCTCTCTTGAGTATGCTAACCCAAGTCCTAAATTACTCAACAATTGTCTCTTTCCATCAGTCCCCCTCcctctatttataaccaaaTACATTAACTAAGTCCCTACTAATCACCCTTATGCCTTTACTAATACTATACTGCTCATACCCAAAACTCTTGTTAGTTCCCTTGCTGATAGGTTTTAATagttgttagatgatataatattaaatttgccTGCACCCATCATCTTAAACTTTTGGGTCAATCGGTGCTATTAGATGGTATCAATGAAGGTGTTCTAAGAGATCATGTGTTCAAACCCCAATAATGTTATTTTCTTTGcgattaatattgatttccacttATTTGATCTTCTACATATTTCAAACCGACAAGTGAGGGGAATGT
This genomic window from Benincasa hispida cultivar B227 chromosome 4, ASM972705v1, whole genome shotgun sequence contains:
- the LOC120075414 gene encoding DNA mismatch repair protein MLH1-like isoform X1, producing METHANDEIIPMDTGSEEEVVPCKEPPKILRLDESVVNRIAAGEVIQRPVSAIKELVENSLDAQSTSVNVVVKDGGLKLIQVSDDGHGIRYEDLPILCERHTTSKLSTFEDLQSIKSMGFRGEALASMTYVGHVTVTTITKGQLHGYRVSYRDGVMEHEPKPCAAVKGTQITVENLFYNMTARRKTLQNASDDYTKIVDLLSRFAIHHINISFSCRKHGAARADVHSVGPTSRLDAIRTVYGASVARNLMKIEVSENDEACSGFKMDGLISNSNYVAKKITMVLFINGRMVECSALKRAIEIVYAATLPKASKPFIYMSIILPTEHVDVNVHPTKKEVSLLNQEVIIERIQSAVESKLRSSNDMRAFQGQDVESSEACQMVLSNDDTQNSLQSGSKSHKVPVHKMVRTDSTDPAGRLHAYVQMKPPGLPESNLTAVRSFVRQRRNPKDSANLTSIQDLVAEIDKNCHAGLLDTVRHCVYIGMADDVFALLQHGTHLYLANVVNLSKELMYQQVLRRFAHFNAIQLSNPAPLYELFILALKEENANSECENDDFNEKVAETSTKLLKLKAEMLEEFFCIHIDRNGNLAKLPVVLDQYTPDMDRVPEFMLSLANDIDWEDEKICLQSISAAIGNFYAMHPPLLPNPSGDGLQFYKRIKPFGNSEDENIGDDEVGMDNEIDHGLLSEAETIWAQREWSIQHVLFPSMKLFFKPPRSLAENGTFVRIASLEKLYKIFERC